Proteins from a single region of Desulfovibrio sp. JC022:
- the rdgC gene encoding recombination-associated protein RdgC, producing MPILSASTGITRYRILEDVSDELIREIPERLAKFAFKDIDHTAEERSFGWVNMDDMLDDKWAVSPPEKAQYFTFSMRLDTRRIQPAVLKKHFQIALNHELAEAKKEGKNFISRDRKREIKEQVTLKLRARSLPIPAVFDVVWNVPENRLYLAATNTKVMDLFTDHFSDTFELTLEPLTPFFLAMEMLGEEAVQKLESLDPTYFVG from the coding sequence TTGCCAATACTTTCAGCCAGCACAGGAATCACCAGATACAGAATTCTGGAAGACGTCAGTGATGAACTGATCCGGGAAATCCCCGAAAGATTAGCTAAATTCGCATTTAAGGACATTGACCACACTGCTGAAGAACGTTCCTTCGGCTGGGTGAACATGGACGATATGCTTGATGACAAATGGGCAGTTTCACCACCGGAAAAAGCCCAATACTTCACTTTTTCCATGCGCCTTGATACCCGCAGAATTCAGCCCGCAGTACTGAAAAAACATTTTCAGATCGCACTGAACCACGAACTGGCTGAAGCCAAAAAAGAGGGAAAAAATTTCATCTCCCGCGACCGTAAAAGGGAGATCAAGGAACAAGTTACCCTTAAGCTGCGTGCCCGCTCCCTGCCCATCCCGGCAGTTTTCGATGTAGTCTGGAACGTACCGGAAAACCGTCTGTACCTCGCTGCCACCAACACCAAGGTTATGGATCTGTTCACCGACCACTTTTCCGACACATTCGAACTGACCCTTGAACCGCTGACTCCCTTCTTTCTGGCCATGGAAATGCTTGGCGAAGAGGCTGTACAAAAACTTGAATCGCTCGACCCCACCTACTTTGTGGGCTAG